CCACTGGTAATGGTTTTGGGCAATTCAATGATTATCCCGGTTTTACCTGATATACGAAACGCGCTTAACCTTAACCAGGTGGAGGTAAGCCTGATTATCACACTTTTTTCCCTGCCTGCAGGTATAACTATTCCCGTCGCCGGCTTCCTTTCCGACCGTTACGGCAGGAAAAACGTAATCATTCCTGCTTTAATAGCCTACGGTACAGGTGGAGTAATAGCCGCCCTGGCCCCAGTTTTTCTTGCAAATAAAGCGTTCCCTCTTATTCTTGCCGGAAGAGTTGTGCAGGGAATTGGCGCGGCCGGTACCGCGCCGATTGCCATGACTTTGTGCGGAGACATTTTCCAGGGAAAAGAAAGAAGCAGGTCTTTGGGAGCAATAGAATCTTCAAACGGGCTGGGAAAGGTTATCAGCCCTGTGCTGGGTTCGGCAGTCGGTCTCATTTCCTGGTATGCTGCTTTTGCCTTTTTCCCCGCCGTAGTAATTCCTGTAATTATTGCCGTCTGGCTTATTGTCAGAGAGCCGGAGTCTGTTAATCGACAGCAAAAAATAAAAGAATATTTCAAATCGTTTAAAGAAACGGTTAAAAACAGGGCCGGATTGCTTCTTGCATCTTACCTATCCGGCGCGGCAGTCCTGATGATTCTTTTCGGAGTTTTATTCTTCCTTTCAGAATACTTAGAGCAACGCTTCGGACTGGACGGAATCAAGAAAGGGATTGTGCTGTCGGTACCGGTTCTGTTCATGAGTATAACGTCTTTTATCACCGGCTTTATTATAAAAAAGAAGAAAACCCTGATGAAGTTAACAACAGTTGCCGGCTTGGCAACAATTACAATTCCCCTCTCTTTGCTACCCTTTACAAGCAGTCAGGTTGCTTACCTTATTGCCTTTTCATTAACAGGCGTAGGTGCCGGTATGGTACTTCCCTGCCTCAACATGCTTGTAACAAGTGCAGCACCTACAGAGGAACGCGGGCTGGTTACGTCTTTATACGGCAGTGTCAGGTTTTTTGGCGTTGCCTTTGGTCCCCCGGCCTGCGGCTTTTTAATGACCAGAAGCACCGGTCTGTTATTCTGGAGTTCCGCCGCCCTTTCGCTGCTTGCCTGCCTGTTTGTCTTAATGCTCTTAAAAACTCAAGGCCGGACGGAAGAACAAAAAAAAGGCAATTTATTTATATTCAGCCCGGCAGTTGCCAGAAAACCTTTAAAATAGCAATGTCCCTGCGTCATAAACGTTATATTCTTAAATATTATTTGATATTGCGAAGCCTTTCTTTTTGTTCTTTTAAAGGCACTTCATACTGGCTGTTTAACATGCTCAGTACTTTAGACCATTCTTCCCGGAATCCGGGCTGTTTTTCTGGATCTGCTTTTAACTTTGTACCGGTCCTTCTTTCAAGAGATTTTACAGTTGCGTTGATCTTTGCCGCAAACCCTTCTTTAAACTGGCTATAGGTCTGAGCAAGGGCCTGCTCGTAATATTGAAAAAGGTACTTGAGCTGGCTGTAAGCTTTTTCAAGCGACTGCCTGTCTTTCTTTAACAGGGAAAGCCCTTTCATTGCCTTCTGGCTGCTTTCCAGGCTTAACCTGTCTACAGGAAGATAAATGTTATTTAAAAAGGTTTCCTGTGCCCCTTCTATTACGTACTGCCTTACATTTTCCGGGTATTTACCGATTTCGGCAAGAAGATCAAAGTCTTTTTCTCTTAAAAATCTGGCAGCCAGGGCTTTGCCTGCCGGCTCATACTCCATTCTTTCTATTTCAGATTGAGGCACTTCTTTCCTTTGGTTAAAACGCTGTAGAGCCATTTCATAGGCAGATTTGATTTTGTCCAAAAGATAACCCTCCCTGATTATTTACTTTATTACAAGCCGGCGCAACAATATTACCGGGACTGGAATCAACAGCACCGTTGAAATCAGGATCCATAGAAAATCCCCCAAAAGTGCAGGGCTCAAATTACCCGTAACCAGCCCCCTGGTCAGGTTTACGACATGATAAAGGGGACTGATCCAGGCCATTTTTTGCACATAACCAGGCATGCCCGTAAGGGGGAAAAAAACGCCTGAGAAAAGGAAAAGCGGGGTCATGATAAGAGAAAAGAAATAGTTAAAACTATCTATGTTCGGCACCAGGCCGGTCCATGTCATAGAGATAGCCGCAAAAAGCAGGCCGGAAATGGCCATTAGAGGCGGAACCAGTAGCGCCCATGGCGATGATACCAGGCCGACCGAAGCAACTACCAGGAGAATTACCGTACCGTATAAAACGGCTTTAAAGGCTCCAAAAAGCATGTCCCCAGCTACCACGTCTTCAATTCCAGCCGGGGTTGCAATAATTGCCTGGTAAATTTTCTGAAACTCTAGCCTGATAAAAATTCCGTACGTACACTCGTAGGAAGTGGCAAACATTGCCGAAGAGGCAATAAGGCCCGGGGCCAGATAATTCAGGTAAGGAATGCCTTCCATTGGCTGAACGTAAGCCCCCAGACCAAAACCGAGGGCTCCTAAATAAAAGAGCGGTTCAAAGAAATTAAACGAAATGCTTACCCTCCAGGTTTTCCGGTAAACCATGAAATTTCTTTTAAAAACTTGCCATACCAGTTTTGACAGGCAGTGTTGCATCATTATCATCCTGCCAACTCTTTTCCGGTAAGTTTTAAGAATACATCTTCGAGTGTGGCGTAGCGCATTGTCTGGTAAGAAAACTGCAAAGCCAACGGCCTGAGCGCTTCCATTAGGCTTTGTCCGTCACTAGGGTAAATAAACAGTGTATCCCCTATTACCATGTAGCCTTTGATTTTATCGCCGGCGGTAAAAACGATTTTTTCCATTAATTCCGCTCCCCGGCCGATCTCAAGAATCTGCTCTCCAATGTGTTTTTTTATAAGCTGATGTGGCGGTCCTTCTTCCAGTATTTTGCCGTCGTCAATAAATACAATCCGGTCGCAAAGCTGCGATGCTTCCTCCATATAGTGGGTGGTAAGAAGAAGTGTCACACCATTTTCTTTCAGCTTCCTCAGCCTCTGCCAGACAAGATGCCTTGCCTGGGGATCGAGCCCGGTGGTAGGTTCATCCAGGACCAGTATTTCGGGCGAATTTATCAATGCCCTGGCTATAGCCAGCCTTCTCTTCATTCCACCGGACAGTTTATCGACCTTTTCCTTTTTATAGCCGGTAAGATCAAAAAAATCCAGCAACTCTTCTGCCTTGCCCAGGGCCGTCCGGGCCGGAATATCGAAAAATCCTGCATAAACAAGCAGGTTTTCGAGAACTGTAAGGTCTGGGTCCAAATTGTTGTCCTGGGCCACCACGCCTATCCTTCTTTTTATGTCCCTTGGCCTTGTTCTGACGTCCATGCCCAGAACAAGCAAAGTGCCCGCAGTTATGCTTGTAAAGCAATAAATCATCTTTACTGTTGAAGATTTGCCGGCGCCATTCGGGCCGAGCAGGCCGAAGCATTCACGCGGTTTAACGCAAAAGCTGATTTCCTTGACAACCCTTTTGCCGTTGTATTCTTTTACGATGTTGCGGGCATCAATCACATTATCCAAGGTGCCAGAAACCTCCGCTCCAAGGCAAAAAGACCTGATTTTGTTGCCAATTACTATTATAACTTCAGTCATTACTTTGGTCAAACTTTCTCAAATTTTATTAAAATTTGCTTAATTTTTAATAAATTAAGAGGATTGCTATAAAAACCGTCGAAAAAATTAACAAACCGCATGTAAAGGAGGGCCTTCAGATTAAAATTTTTAACATTCACAAAAGAATATGTGACAACACAGACAATGTAGCTTTAATCTACCATGACGAAAATGTTACCTACGACGAACTGGAAAACAATATCGAGCAATTTGCCAGGTTCTTCATGCAACGTGGGCTGGCAAAAGGTGACAGAGTTATTATTGCTCTTCCCAACTGTCCAGAGTTCATTTATTCTTACCTCGGTGCAGCGCGCGCCGGGGGCATTGCCGTACCGCTTAACCTTCTTCATACTCCCCGGGAACTTGCCTTTATCATTAAAGATTCCGGGGCGAAGTTCCTGATTACAAATCAATTTATCGGCCAGCAGATTAAGCAACTGCCGAACCTTGATCTTACCGTTACTATCCTTGACGAAAATAGCATCAAAGAAATACTTTCCTCCCCTCCCGCTGCTTTCCCGGAGGTTAAATCCGAAGATACCTGTACATTCTTGTATACCTCAGGAACTACCGGACAGCCTAAGGCCGTCATGCTGAGTCATGACAATTTAATTGGCAATGTAATATCAATGGACGAAGCCGCTAAATTCGGGCGGGATGAAAACTTTCTTGTGGTTTTGCCCATGTTTCACAGTTTCGGGTGGTCCACCAGCGTCCTCTTGCCCCTGTATATAGGCTGTACTGCAACCATTATTGATACTTTCAGGCCTAAAGAACTGCTACAGATTTTATCTAAAGAAAGAATCACCATTTTTTGCGGCGTACCAAGCATGTTCACGGTCCTTTTAAAAACGCGCCGGCAGACAACTTTCCCTACTCTTAAGTACGCCATTTCCGGAGGGGATTCCATTTCTGAGGAACATATGCTGGCCTTTGAAAAACTGTTCAATTTTCCAGTTATTGAAGGTTACGGCCTTTCAGAGGCTTCACCGGTAGTTTGTCTGAACCCTCTTTATGGTGTTCGCAAAATCAAGTCCATCGGGGTTCCCCTGCCCGGCGTTGAAGTTAAAGTGGCTGACGATGATGACCGGGAACTGCCTTCAGGCGAGATCGGCGAATTGCTGGTAAAGGGCCCAAATGTTATGAAGGGGTATTACAATAGGGAAGAAGAAACCAGATCAGCCCTAAAAGGGGGATGGCTGCACACGGGCGACCTGGCCTACCGGGATCAGGACGGTTATTTTTATATAGTCGGCCGTAAGAAGGAATTAATAATAACCTCTGGTTTCAACGTTTATCCCAAAGAGGTGGAGGAAGTGCTTACGGCCCACCCAACGGTGGCCGAAGCTGCAGTAATCGGTGTACCCCACCCGGTAAAGGGCGAATCGATCAAAGCGTTTATAGTACCGGAAGAAGGCCGGACACCGGATAAGCAGGAGTTGCTCCGATTTTTAAAAGGTCATCTGGCAGGCTATAAAATACCTGAGACGTTTGTGATCAGCAGCGAACTTCCACGGGGCGCAACCGGGAAAATTTTAAAGCGCATGTTGAAATAGGCGGGCATTCAACCCGCCTGTTTATTCATTTTTCAATTTCAGGTTAAATAAAAAGAGGTTTTTGTAGGTCTTTTATTCCGCCAAAATCAAACCCGGGCAGCTTTCCCCGCGGGGTGTAACAGGTGTGGAGAAGCTTTTTTGATTTTTCGCTTAGAGGATGTCCGAGAAATTCATCGTATATTTTTTTCACCGCCGGGTTTTCATGGGCCCGCCTTAATTCTCTGGAATAGTCTATTCGATCCAGGGCGTCGGCGCGGTTATGGCGATAATCCAGCGATATCTCTTTGTGCTCCCTGGTACCGAATATAGGCTGCCCTCCTCCCCCCACGCACCCGCCGGGACAGGCCATAATCTCCACGTAGTCGAACTTCTCGCCGGCCTTCATTCTGTCCAGCAGAATCCTGGCGTTACCCGTACCGTGAGCTATGGCCACCTTTATTGTACGGCCTTTTAATTCCACCAGGGCTTCTTTTATGCCGCTGAAACCGCGAAATTCCTCATAATCAAGGAGGTCAAGCTCCTTGCCGGTAGTGAGATAATAAGCCGTGCGCACTGCTGCCTCTATTACACCGCCCGTGGAACCGAAAATGGCTCCGGCACCGCTAGCTATACCCATTGGAGTGTCGTAGTCCTCATCAGGCAGTTCACGAAAATTTATGCCGGCCTGCCTGATCATCCTGGCCAGTTCCCTGGTAGTAAGGACCCAGTCCACGTCTTTGAACTTGCCGGTACCCATTTCCGGCCGGCTGGCCTCAAACTTTTTAGCCGTACAGGGCATGACGGCCACTACCACAATCTTCTCCGGGTCGAGGCCCTCCTTCTCTGCAAAGTAGGTTTTGGTCAGGGCACCGAACATTTCGTGGGGCGATTTGCAGGTGGAAAGGTTTTCAAGAAACTCCGGGTAAAAATGCTCGGCAAACTTTACCCAGCCCGGACTGCACGAGGAAAGCAAGGGAAGCCTTCCCCTCCCTTCCAGCCTTTCCAGCAGTTCGTAAGCCTCCTCCATTATCGTCAAATCCGCAGTAAAATCGGTAGCAAAAACCTTGTCGAACCCCAGGCGCCGCAAGGCCGCTACCACCTTTCCGGTAACCACCGTTCCCACCGGGTACCCGAACACCTCGCCTAGGGTTACCTGAATGGAAGGGGCGGTTTGTACCACCACGTATTTGTTTGGGTCTTCCAGTGCCTCCCAGACAGAATCAATACATTCTTTTTCGGTAAGTGAAGCGGTGGGGCAGGCAATGACGCACTGGCCGCAGGTGATGCAGGCCACCCGGGACAGATCCTGCATGAAAGCCGGTGCAATCACCGTGTCGTAGCCACGGTTCAGGGCGGAATATACGTTTACTTCCTGCACCTTGCTGCAGATGGCTTCGCACCGCCGGCACTTGATGCATTTGTTGTAGTCCCGGACAATGAAAGGATTTTTGTTCTGGACCGGAAGCATCTTCATCTCACCGGTATACCTGATGTTTCTTATGCCCAGGTTGTCCGTAAGATTTTGCAACTCGCAGTTAAGATTGCGGATGCAGGTTGTGCATTCCCGGTGATGATCAGAAAGGAGCAGTTCCACCATGGTCTTTCTCACCCGCCTGGCCCGCGGCGTGTTAGTGTATACCACCAGTCCCCCGGATGCGGGATAAACGCAGGAGGCCTGAAGGGTTCTGGTACCTTTCATTTCTATTTCCACCAGGCAGACCCGACAGGAGCCAATTTCATTTATCCGGCGCAGGTAGCAAAGGCTTGGTATTTCTATGCCGGCCAAGCGCGCCGCTTCCAGGACGCTCATGCCTTTTTCGGCCTCTACTTCCCGGCCGTCGATGATGAGCCTAATTTTCTCAACCTTTTTTTCGGGGTTGTCATAAAGTTGCCCGGTACTCCGGACCACCGGTCCCGGAGAAAATTCCCTCTTTTCCAATTCTCTTCACCTCCTTCCGGGCAGCTTTCATAATGGCGTTCCTGGGACATCTGGCCACGCAGGCGGCGCATTTCACGCATTTCTCAGGGTCTATCCGGTACGGCTTTTTCGGTTCTCCGTAAATGGCCTGTACAGTGCAGGCTTTGGCGCAGAGGCCGCAGGCTATGCATCTTTCTTCATCCACCCGGTAGTCAAGCAGGGCTTTGCATACACCAGCAGGACAGGTCTTGTCCATTACATGGGCAATGTACTCTTTCCTGAAATGCCGCAGGGTGGAAAGAACGGGGTTGGGTGCCGTTTGACCCAGGCCGCACAGGGAAGCATCGCGAATGTCGCCGGCCAGCTCCTCCAGTAAATCAAGGTCTTCCATTTCACCTTTTCCCCCGGTAATTATTCTAAGAATTTCCAGCAGCCTTTTTGTTCCGACACGGCACGGTGTACAGCGCCCGCACGATTCGTCCTGGGTAAATTCCAGGTAAAAACGGGCTATGTCCACCATGCAGTCGTCTTCGCTCATGACGATCATGCCCCCGGAACCCATTATCGATCCGATCTCTTTGAGAGATTCGTAGTCGACGGGCAGGTCCAGATATTTTTCCGGAATGCAACCGCCTGAAGGGCCGCCGGTTTGAACCGCTTTAAACTTTTTACCGCCGGTGATGCCGCCGCCGATGTCAAAGATGATGGTTTTCAGAGTGGTGCCCATGGGTACTTCAATAAGCCCGGTATTGTTTATTTTGCCGGCCAGGGAAAAGACCTTGCTTCCTTTGCTGCTGGCGGTACCATGCCCGTAATACCACTCCCACCCTTCCCTCAAGATGACTGGAATATTGGCGTACGTTTCCACATTGTTAATTAACGTGGGCTTGCCCCAGAGCCCTTCCTGGGCCGGATAAGGGGGACGCGGCCGCGGTTCGCCCCGCTGTCCCATCACCGATTGCAGGAGGGCAGTCTCCTCACCGCAGACGAAAGCTCCTGCACCAAAGCGAAGGTCAATATCGAATTCAAATGTGGTGCCGAAAATTCCCCTGCCCAAAAGGCCTGCCTCTTTGGCCTGATTAATGGCTATCTCCAGCCTTTCCACGGCAATCGGGTATTCTGCCCGCACATAGATGTAACCCTGCCCGGCACCTGTACAGTAACCCGCAATGGCCATTGCCTCCAGAACGCTATGCGGATCACCTTCCAGGATACTGCGGTCCATGAACGCTCCCGGGTCTCCCTCGTCGGCGTTGCAGACGACAAACTTGGGAGTAACATTCTGGGCCGCAGCAAGCTCCCATTTCCTTCCGGTGGGAAAGCCAGCCCCGCCTCTGCCTCTTAGGCCAGATTTTATGACCGTATCTATTACTTCCTGAGGCTTTTTATTCAAGACTACATCGGCCAGGGCAAAATAACCGTCCCGCGCAATGTATTCCCCTATTTCCTCGGGATTTATTACGCCGCAGTTGCGCAGGACAATCCTTTTTTGAGCTCTAAAGAAATGAATGTCTTCTATGCCGGGCGTCCTTTTGCCCGTTACTTTATCCTCGAATAAAAGCCTTTCCACAATCCTCCCGTTGACCAGATGGGCTTCAACCAACTTCCCGGTGTCCTCCGGCCTTACCTGACAGTAAAAAACTCCCCCGGGGTGAACCATGACAATTGGCCCCTGCTGGCAGAAACCGAAACAGCCGGTTTTAAACAATTTTATATTTTCCTCGAGGCCGCGTTTATAAATCTCCTCCTGCAAAGCCTGCCGCAAGATCTGGCTATCAGCGGAAGTACAGGCGGTTCCTGAACAAACCATTACCTGGGTCAGGCCAAGTCCGTTGCTATGCCCCATTCTTTGCTTGATCAGAGGGTAGTATTTTTCCTTCACTGCTCTGAGATCATCAATGCTTTTGATTCTCATTTTTTTCACCTTTCCGGCAATTTTTAATTAATTCCTGGATCTTGCCCGGGTCTACCATGCCTTGAACCTTACCGTTCACCGCCAGAATTGGCGCCAACCCGCAGGCCCCAACACAGCGGGTGCTTTTTAAGGTAAACAGCCCGTCGGGGGTAGTTTCCCCCTCATCTATTTTTAACCGCTTCTTTAGGGCATCCATAACCTGCTGGGCCCCCTTGACGTAACAGGCGGTACCCATACAAACATTGATTATGTATTTTCCCTTCGGTCTGGTGGAAAAAAGGGAATAAAAAGTTACCACCCCGTTTACTTCCGCCACCGGAACCCTTAATCTTTCGGCTATAAAAGCCTGTACATCATCTGGCAGGTATCCGAAAATATCCTGCGCTTTTTGCAGGATTCTGATCAACTGTCCTTTATCCCCGGCAAGACTTTCTATAATAAGGTTTAATTCATTAAAATTTTTATCCCGTTCATCATCCTGCAGTTCCCTGCCAATCCGTTCAACCGCCGGAATTGGCTTAATACTTTCGGTCTTTACGGTTTTTTCATTTTGTTCCATTGCAGCACCTCCTGCCTGTCTCAACAATATTGTTTTATTTTCGCCATCTTTTATGCCCAAAAAAACTGCCCCCCTGAAGGCAGTTTCTCAGTTATTCCTGTTTTAAGCTCAAGATGCGTTCTACCGGGACAAGGTTTGCCGGTGCACGGACGGATCATCCGCCATCTTGTGAAACATCTTCACGGCCGTTTTTTTGCCGGCAAGAACGCAGAGCAGGATTATCACCGAAATAATAATTATTGTGCCGCCGGGGGCCAAATTCAGATAAAATGAGGCAAAAATACCAGACAGGACGGAGGCAAGGCTGAACCCTACGGACAGGAAAAAAGCCTCTCTAAAGCTTCTGGCCAACTGCAGGCTGGCTGCAACCGGAAGCACCATGAGAGATGATACCAGCAGTATGCCTACCACCCTCATTGATATGGCAATGGTCATTGCCGTCAATAAAGTAAAGCCAACGCTGATTTTTCTGACGGCAATGCCTGAGGCGGCCGCCGTATCCTCATCAAGCGTGATAAAATAAAGTTCCTTAAAGAACAGAATGATCAGGCCGGTGGCCGTTATACCGATAATAATAATCAGCCAGAAATCAGTTTTGTCTATTAATACTATGCTGCCAAATAAATAGCTTAAGACGCTGGCATTAAATCCCCTTCCCAGGCTGAGGAGCACTGCCCCCAGCGACAGCCCTGCCGAAAGCATTACGGCAATGGAAAGCTCGGAATAGGTCCGGTAATTTTCCCTTAGTTTTTCAATCAAGACGGCTCCTGAAAGTGAGAAAAAAGAAGCCGCGATAAGCGGATTGACACCTGTCAGCAGACCTGCTGCTACCCCCGCCAGCGATATATGGGAAAGGGCGTCGGCAATTAGAGAAAGACGCCTGAGCACTATAAAAATTCCGATTGACGGACAGGTAACCCCAACCACCAAGCCAACAATAAAAGCTTTATTCATATAACCGTACTGAAAAATGTCCAACCTGTTTCCCCCGCTTCAGGCAGTCCAGATCCTTTTTCTGCACGTTTCGTATTCAAATGCCCCGTTTTCATCAAAATTATAGCAACAAGAGCATATGTGCTTATCAAGGCAAACCTGACGGTCCACCACGGATGAAATTGCTTCCAGATCATGAGAGACAAGCAACAGCGTTATGGCGTTTTTTTGGATGAGTTCTTTTAACAGGGAGTAGAATTTTGCCTGGGATTCCGGATCCATGCCCGCCGTGGGTTCGTCAAGAAGAAGCAGGTCCGGCCGGCTTGCCAGAGCTCTGGCAATAAATACCTTTTGCTGCTGTCCTCCGGAAAGCGAACCGATCGCTTCCCGGCGGTATTTTTCCATACCAAGCACGGCTAAAGCCTCGCTAACGATCATCCGGTCCTCCCTGTTTAAAGCCCTGAAGAGCCCCCGGCCGGCTATTCGCCCTGATAAAACAATTTCTTCAACAGTCGAGGGAAAACCGGAATTAATAATAGAAACCTTCTGGGCTACATAGCCAATCCGGCCGCGCTCTTTAAAGTTTTTACTGTCCCGGCCGAAAATTCTTATGTTGCCGGCATCAGGTTTTAACAGTCCTGCCACCAGCTTTAAAAGAGTGCTCTTCCCGGAACCGTTCGGACCTGTTATTCCGACCGATTCACCACATTTTACAGTCAGGCTTATATTTTTCAAAACGGGGTGACACCCGTAACTAAAACTTACCTTATCCAGTTCTAAAGCAATTGTATTTTTTTTCATGGCCTTACCTCGAGCCCTTTTTGCAAATTAGCCAGGTTTTTCCTCATGATTGAAAGGTAATCCTCCCCCCTGTTTAATTCATCCTGAGTTAACCCTCCAACCGGATTTAAAACCAAAGTTTGGGCGCCCGCCTCGCCTGCAATAATCTGGGATATTTTGGGACTCACCAGCGTTTCAAAAAAAATGTAGTGTATGTTTTTTTCCTTTGCTATTTTCACCACTTCGGCCATTCTGGCCGGGGTCGGCTCTACCTCCGGGGATAAACCGCGTACCGGTATCTGAATCAGGCCGTAACGCTTTGCCAGGTATCCGAAAGCGGCGTGAGAGGTAATAAATTCTCTCAGTGGCGCATTAGCCAGCCCTTTTTTATATTCACCGTCCAGTTCCTCTAGTTTTTTGCGGTAACCCAGAGCGTTAGCATCGTAAAATTCCTTGCTTGCAGGATCAGCTTTGGCCAGGCCGGCGCAAATGTTTTCAACCATCTGCATGGCGTTTACAGGATCAAGCCAGATATGCGGATCGATATTGTGCCTTTTACCGTTAACGCTTCCCGCACTGCTGTCAGTGTCTGGAAATTCTGCGCCATCCGATTCTTCGTCAGTTAAGGTAATGAGTTGAATATTCCGGCTTGCATCCACCACAACGGTCCTTTGCTTGTCTATTCCATTTATTGCCTTCTCAATCCATTCTTCCATTCCTGCCCCGCAGTATATGAAGACATCCGCTTTTTGAATTTCGGCCAGGTCCCTGGGAGTAGGTTCCCATCCGTGCGGCTCTGACCCAGGTGCCACCAGGCACAAAACTTCTGCTTTTTCCCCGGCAATATTTCTTGTGAAATCATATAGCGGGTAAATTGTTGTAACTATTTTTAACTTGCGATCGCCTTGATCTGTTGTAGCTGCAATGTTTTTTTGATAGCCGCTTACGCAACCGGCCTGGGTCAGACCAAGAATCAGTACCATCAACAGTACGGCTGTAACGCACCTGGGCTTTTTCATATGCAAACCTCCCGCAAAATTTGCTTTTCTTAGAAATCCGGTTTAAAAAGCCAAATTGCGCTTATTCTTGGTCATCCGTACCTTCAAATGTGCCTGGTTCCGTACCCTCCGGCTGATGCCTGCAAATTTTACAGTAACCGAAAAGCTCGAAGCTGTGCCTTCTTATTTCAAATTTCTTTTCCTCTTCTATTTTTTTTATATCTACTGACTTGAACGGGCAGAATTCAATTGCCTCCGCCGCACCGCACTTTAAACATATCAAATGGTGGTGGTGCTCCCCGTAATTAAGCTCATAGCGGTTTTTGCCGTCCTGCAGGTTTAATTTGCTCACAATTTCCAAATCGGTAAGGACCTGCAGGTTGCGGTAGACCGTATCCAAGCTGATATGTGGATATTTTTCAATTACTTTTTTGTGAATTTCTTCAGCGCTTTGCGGAATATTTATGCCGCTTCCCAGCAAAGCATTCAATATTTCCTGTCTTTGAGGGGTTATTTTATAGCCGCTCTTGCGCAGCCTTTCAAGTACCTGGCTCCCCTTCACCGGGATCCCTCCTAAATAATATAT
The window above is part of the Pelotomaculum thermopropionicum SI genome. Proteins encoded here:
- the NuoF gene encoding NADH:ubiquinone oxidoreductase, NADH-binding 51 kD subunit; this encodes MRIKSIDDLRAVKEKYYPLIKQRMGHSNGLGLTQVMVCSGTACTSADSQILRQALQEEIYKRGLEENIKLFKTGCFGFCQQGPIVMVHPGGVFYCQVRPEDTGKLVEAHLVNGRIVERLLFEDKVTGKRTPGIEDIHFFRAQKRIVLRNCGVINPEEIGEYIARDGYFALADVVLNKKPQEVIDTVIKSGLRGRGGAGFPTGRKWELAAAQNVTPKFVVCNADEGDPGAFMDRSILEGDPHSVLEAMAIAGYCTGAGQGYIYVRAEYPIAVERLEIAINQAKEAGLLGRGIFGTTFEFDIDLRFGAGAFVCGEETALLQSVMGQRGEPRPRPPYPAQEGLWGKPTLINNVETYANIPVILREGWEWYYGHGTASSKGSKVFSLAGKINNTGLIEVPMGTTLKTIIFDIGGGITGGKKFKAVQTGGPSGGCIPEKYLDLPVDYESLKEIGSIMGSGGMIVMSEDDCMVDIARFYLEFTQDESCGRCTPCRVGTKRLLEILRIITGGKGEMEDLDLLEELAGDIRDASLCGLGQTAPNPVLSTLRHFRKEYIAHVMDKTCPAGVCKALLDYRVDEERCIACGLCAKACTVQAIYGEPKKPYRIDPEKCVKCAACVARCPRNAIMKAARKEVKRIGKEGIFSGTGGPEYRATL
- the NuoE gene encoding NADH:ubiquinone oxidoreductase 24 kD subunit, translated to MEQNEKTVKTESIKPIPAVERIGRELQDDERDKNFNELNLIIESLAGDKGQLIRILQKAQDIFGYLPDDVQAFIAERLRVPVAEVNGVVTFYSLFSTRPKGKYIINVCMGTACYVKGAQQVMDALKKRLKIDEGETTPDGLFTLKSTRCVGACGLAPILAVNGKVQGMVDPGKIQELIKNCRKGEKNENQKH
- the ZnuB gene encoding ABC-type Mn2+/Zn2+ transport systems, permease components; this encodes MDIFQYGYMNKAFIVGLVVGVTCPSIGIFIVLRRLSLIADALSHISLAGVAAGLLTGVNPLIAASFFSLSGAVLIEKLRENYRTYSELSIAVMLSAGLSLGAVLLSLGRGFNASVLSYLFGSIVLIDKTDFWLIIIIGITATGLIILFFKELYFITLDEDTAAASGIAVRKISVGFTLLTAMTIAISMRVVGILLVSSLMVLPVAASLQLARSFREAFFLSVGFSLASVLSGIFASFYLNLAPGGTIIIISVIILLCVLAGKKTAVKMFHKMADDPSVHRQTLSR
- the ZnuC gene encoding ABC-type Mn/Zn transport systems, ATPase component — protein: MKKNTIALELDKVSFSYGCHPVLKNISLTVKCGESVGITGPNGSGKSTLLKLVAGLLKPDAGNIRIFGRDSKNFKERGRIGYVAQKVSIINSGFPSTVEEIVLSGRIAGRGLFRALNREDRMIVSEALAVLGMEKYRREAIGSLSGGQQQKVFIARALASRPDLLLLDEPTAGMDPESQAKFYSLLKELIQKNAITLLLVSHDLEAISSVVDRQVCLDKHICSCCYNFDENGAFEYETCRKRIWTA
- the LraI gene encoding ABC-type metal ion transport system, periplasmic component/surface adhesin, translated to MKKPRCVTAVLLMVLILGLTQAGCVSGYQKNIAATTDQGDRKLKIVTTIYPLYDFTRNIAGEKAEVLCLVAPGSEPHGWEPTPRDLAEIQKADVFIYCGAGMEEWIEKAINGIDKQRTVVVDASRNIQLITLTDEESDGAEFPDTDSSAGSVNGKRHNIDPHIWLDPVNAMQMVENICAGLAKADPASKEFYDANALGYRKKLEELDGEYKKGLANAPLREFITSHAAFGYLAKRYGLIQIPVRGLSPEVEPTPARMAEVVKIAKEKNIHYIFFETLVSPKISQIIAGEAGAQTLVLNPVGGLTQDELNRGEDYLSIMRKNLANLQKGLEVRP
- the Fur gene encoding Fe2+/Zn2+ uptake regulation proteins produces the protein MKGSQVLERLRKSGYKITPQRQEILNALLGSGINIPQSAEEIHKKVIEKYPHISLDTVYRNLQVLTDLEIVSKLNLQDGKNRYELNYGEHHHHLICLKCGAAEAIEFCPFKSVDIKKIEEEKKFEIRRHSFELFGYCKICRHQPEGTEPGTFEGTDDQE